TTTCCACCCAGCCCGGCATCTCGCCGGCGACGGGGCAACCGGGCGCGGTCAGCGTCATGTCGATCTTGACCATGCGGTCGTCCTCGATGTCGATCTTGTAGATCAGGCCGAGTTCGAAGATATCAGCCGGGATTTCCGGGTCGTAGACCGTCTTCAGGGCGGAAATGACGTCGTCGCTGAGGCGAGCCAGCTCGTCGGCGGGAATCGCCGAATGAACGATACCGTCGCGGACGTCGATCTTGTCTTCCATTGCATCGAGGGACATGGGCCTGCTCCTAGGCAAAAAACTTGCGGGCATGGTCGAGCGCATCGGCCAATGCATCGACCTCTGCACGCGTATTGTAGAGGCCGAACGATGCCCGGCATGTGGAGGTGACGCCGAAGCGTTTCAAGAGCGGCTGGGCGCAATGGGTGCCGGCGCGCACCGCGACCCCTGCCCGGTCGATCACCATCGACACGTCATGGGCATGGATGCCTTCCAGCTCGAAGGAGAAGATGGAGCCCTTGCCCGGCGCAGTGCCGAAGATGCGCAGCGAATTGATCGCCGAAAGCCGCTCATGGGCATAGTCTCGCAGATCCGCCTCATGGGCGGAGATCGCCGCGCGGCCGATCTTTTCCATGTAATCAAGTGCATAGCCGAGGCCGATCGCCTGCACGATGGGCGGCGTGCCAGCCTCGAAGCGGTGCGGCGGGTCGTTGTAGGTGACGATATCCTCGCTCACGTCGACGATCATCTCGCCACCGCCCTGGAACGGGCGCATCTCGCGGAGGCGATCCATCTTGCCGTAGAGCACGCCGATGCCCGAGGGGCCGTAGAGCTTGTGGCCGGTCATCACGTACCAGTCGCAATCGATGTCGCGCACGTCGACCGGCATGTGCACGGCCCCCTGCGAGCCATCCACCAGAACCGGAATGCCACGCTCGCGCGCAATGCGGCAGACTTCCTTGACCGGAACGATGGTGCCGAGCGCATTCGACATATGCGTGATGGCGATGAGCTTGGTGCGCTCCGTCAGGCACTTCTCGAACTCTTCGATCTGGAACGCGCCCGTTTCATCGACCGGCGCCCAGACGAGCTTCGCACCCTGCCGCTCGCGGATGAAATGCCACGGCACGATGTTGGAGTGATGCTCCATGATCGAAAGGACGATCTCATCGCCCTCGCCGATCTTGGGCATGCCATAGCCATAGGCGACTGTGTTGATCGCCTCGGTCGAGGATTTCGTGAAGACGATCTCGTCGACCGAAGAGGCATTCAGGAAACGGCGCACTTTTTCGCGCGCCGCCTCATAGGCGTCCGTGGCGGCATTCGACAGGAAGTGGAGGCCGCGGTGCACGTTTGCATATTCGTTGGAATAGGCATGTGCGACCGCGTCGATCACCACCTGCGGCTTCTGCGCCGAAGCGCCGTTGTCGAGATAAACCAGCGGCTTGCCATAGAGCGTTTTCGACAGGATGGGGAAATCCTTGCGGATCGCCTCGACGTCGTAGGCCAGTGCGGGTGCGTGTTCCATCTCGATCGTCCTAAACTAGGCGTGCTTTTCCAGCCAGGCGGCGATGATGCCTTCCAGCGCTTCGACCAGCGGCTCGTCTTCCAGCTCTTCGACGATCTCGGCGACGAAGGCGTTGACCAGCATGGCGCGCGCCTTGTTTTCCGGAATGCCGCGCGCCATCAGGTAATAGAGCTGCGTGTGGTCGATATCGATCACGGTCGCGCCGTGGCCGCACTGCACGTCGTCGGCGAAGATTTCCAGCTCCGGCTTGGCGGAGAAGTCGGCTTCGTCGGAGAGCAGCAGCGTGTTGCACGACATCTTGGCGTCGGTCTTCTGGGCATCCGGCGCAACGCGGATCTGGCCCTGGAAGACACCGCGGGCGCGATCGAAGATCACGTTGCGGATGACTTCGCTCGACGTCGTGTTCGGCACGTCATGACCGACCGTGAAGGTCACGTCGGTGTGCGTCTCACCGCCGAGCAGGTTGATGCCGCGCAGCGTCAGGTCCGAGCCCTCGCCCGAAACGACCACATGGATTTCCTGCCGGACAAGCTTGCCGCCGGCATTGACCACGTAAAGGCGAAGCTTCGCGTCGGTGCCGAGCGTGATGCGGATCTGGCCGAGATGGGTATCCGCAGCGCCCTGTGTCTGCAGGATGATCCAGGTGATCTCCGCACCGTCGGCAAGCGTGATGTCGCTGACCGTCGTCACGAAGGCAGCATTCTCGCCGCCGGCCACATGGCGCTCGATGACAGTCGCCTTCGTATTGGCGCCGAAGGCCGCCGGGAAGCGCGTATGCGTCTGGCCGGCATTCTGGATCGTCTGGATCTCGAGCGGGGCTTCCAGCTCGGTACCGTCAGCCAGATCGAGCACGAAACCGTCGCGCACGAAGGCGCCGTTGATGCGGCCGATGGCATCGTCGCCGTCACGGGCGGCAAGCCCTGCGGCGGCGGTGCCGTCCACCAGCGCGTCCTTGAAAGTCCGCACCGTCACGCCTTCGGCCGTCGCGCGGGCGTCGGCAAGGCCGTTGGCGACCGAAACCACGGACGAACCCTCGACCAGCGGGCCGACCTTGGCGACCGAAGCTGCGGGATCGAAAGCCGGAACGGCGCGCAGGAGCGCCTTGAGGTCCGTATAGTGCCAGGCTTCCACGCGGCGCGTCGGAAGGCCGGCGGCCTTGAAGTCGCTGATCAGCGTGTCGCGGGCGGCCAGAACCGCGCCGTCGCCCGGCAGTTCGCCGATGGCGTTGTCATAGGCTTCGCAAAGCGCGGTCTCGGCGACCGAAAGCTTCATGCCTGTCTGCATGTTCATGGGATCACTCCTTCACCGTGCCGTCAGGCGGCAGCACCGATGATGTCGGCATAGCCGTTGGCTTCCAGCTCGTGCGCCAGCGTCTTGTCGCCGGACTTGATGACCTGGCCCTTGTAGAGAACGTGGACCGTATCCGGCACGATGTAGTCGAGCAGGCGCTGGTAGTGCGTGATGACGATGACGGCGCGATCCGGCGAGCGGAGCGCGTTGACGCCGTCGGCGACGATCTTGAGGGCGTCGATGTCGAGGCCGGAATCGGTCTCGTCGAGAACGCATAGCTTCGGCTCCAGCAGCGACATCTGCAGGATCTCGGCGCGCTTCTTCTCACCGCCGGAGAAACCGACGTTCAGCGGACGGCGCAGCATTTCCGGCGCGATCTTCAGTTCGGCGGCAGCTTCCTTGACGCGGCGCATGAAGTCCGGCGTCGTCAACTCGCCCTCGCCGCGCGCCTTGCGCTGCTCGTTCATCGCGACCTTGAGGAACTGCATGGTGGCAACGCCCGGGATTTCGACCGGGTACTGGAAGGCAAGGAAGATACCCTTGGAGGCGCGCTCTGCCGGATCGAGTTCCAGGATGCTCTCGCCGTTATAGAGGATGTCGCCCTCGGTGACTTCATAGTCCTCGCGGCCGGAAAGGATGTAGGAAAGCGTCGACTTGCCGGAGCCATTCGGACCCATGATGGCGGCGACTTCGCCGGCCTTCACGGTGAGGTTCAGGCCGCGGATGATCTCGGTGCCGTCTTCGGCGATGCGGGCGTGCAGGTTCTTGATTTCAAGCATGGACATATCCTTTTCGGACGAATTCGTTTGGCGGCGCGCGTCTTGCGCGCGCCCGGATGATCAATGGGCGAAGGTCAGCCGACCGAGCCTTCCAGCGAGATGCCGATCAGCTTCTGCGCCTCGACGGCGAATTCCATCGGCAGTTCCTGAATGACTTCCTTGACGAAGCCGTTGACGATCAGCGCGATCGCCGCTTCGGTCGGGATGCCGCGCTGCAGGCAGTAGAACAGCTGGTCTTCGGAAATCTTCGAGGTGGTTGCCTCGTGCTCGAACTGGGCCGTGGCGTTCTTCGCCTCGATATAGGGCACGGTATGCGCACCGCACTTGTCGCCGATCAGCAGCGAGTCGCACTGGGTGAAGTTGCGCGCGTTCTCCGCCTTGCGGTGGGCCGAGACCTGACCGCGATAGGTGTTGTTGGAGAAGCCCGCGGAAATGCCCTTGGAAACGATGCGGCTCGACGTGTTCTTGCCGAGATGGATCATCTTCGTGCCCGAGTCGATCTGCTGATGGCCGTTGGAAACGGCGATCGAGTAGAACTCGCCGCGCGAGCCATCGCCGCGCAGGATGCAGGACGGGTACTTCCAGGTGATGGCGGAGCCGGTTTCCACCTGCGTCCACGAAATCTTCGAGTTCTTGCCGCGGCAATCGCCGCGCTTCGTCACGAAGTTGTAGATGCCGCCCTTGCCTTCCTTGTCGCCCGGATACCAGTTCTGGACGGTGGAATACTTGATCTCGGCATCGTCGAGCGCGACGAGTTCGACCACGGCGGCGTGAAGCTGGTTTTCGTCACGCTGCGGCGCGGTGCAGCCTTCGAGGTAGGAGACGTAAGCGCCCTCTTCCGCGATGATCAGCGTGCGCTCAAACTGGCCGGTGTTCTTCTCGTTGATACGGAAGTAGGTCGACAGTTCCATCGGGCAGCGAACGCCCTTCGGTACGAAGACGAAGGAACCGTCGGTGAAGACGGCGGTATTCAGCGTGGCGTAGAAATTGTCGGTCGCCGGAACGACGGAGCCGAGATACTTCTTCACGAGTTCGGGATGTTCGCGGATGGCTTCCGAGATCGACATGAAGATCACGCCGGCCTTCTTCAGCTCTTCCTTGAAAGTCGTGACAACAGACACGGAATCGAAGACGGCATCGACGGCGATCTTGGACTTTTCGACGCCAGCGAGGATTTCCTGCTCGCGCAGCGGAATGCCCAGCTTCTCATACGTCTTCAGCAGCTCGGGATCGACCTCGTCGAGCGACTTCGGGCCGCTCTGGTTCTTCGGAGCGGCATAGTAGTAGAGGTCGTTGAAATCGATCTTGGGATAATCGACGCGCGCCCAGGTGGGCTCTTCCATGGTCAGCCAGCGGCGATAGGCGTCGAGGCGCCATTCGAGCATCCAATCCGGCTCGTCCTTCTTGGCGGAGATGAAGCGGATAATATCCTCGGAAAGACCCTTCGGGGCCTTGTCCATCTCGATCTTCGTCTCGAAGCCGTATTTGTACTGGTCGACGTCAATCTGACGGACCTGATCGATCGTTTCCTGCACCGCAGGCATATCGTTCTCCAATCTCGCCGGAGACAAGGTCCGGCAGCTTGTTAACGGGTGGCGGTCAGCCGCCGGTTATGTAAGCGCCAAAGGCGGCTTTTCCCACCCTTTGGCAAGCGAAAACTCGCGTTTCCGCAAGAATCCTTCAGGCCGCGTTCCCGGTCACGCGTCGCCGGGAGACGACGCGTGAGAAAGCGGCCAGAAATCGGTCCACATCGGCCTGCGTGGACCCCGCCCCGAGCGAGACACGCAACCCGCCGAGCATGGCGTCGAATCCCATTGCAGTCAGCACATGGCTCTGTCCGACCTTGCCGGAAGAGCAGGCGGAGCCGGCCGAAAGCGCGATACCTTCGAGATCGAAGGCGATCTGTCCCGTCTCGGACTTGAGACCCGGCAGGCTGAAGAAGGACGTATTGGCGATACGCTCGCCATCCGCGCCATGAACGATGACGTCATTGGCGACGAGCCGCATGCCCGCTTCCAGCCCGTCGCGCAGACCGGCGATCCGGGTATTGCGTTCAGCCATATCGGCAACCGCCGCACGCGCCGCAGCGGCAAAGCCGGCAAGCGCGGCCGGGTTCTCCGTGCCGGAACGATGCCCCTTCTCCTGCCCGCCCCCGCGGATGAGCGGCGCCGGCATCAGCACTTCGCCGCGCGTCACAAGCGCGCCCGCACCCTTAGGGCCACCCAGCTTGTGCGAGGAGATGATCAAGAAGTCGGCATCCAGCGCCTCGATATCGACAGGCATGCGGCCAACGGCCTGCACCGCATCCACCACGAGAAGCCCGCCATGACGGCGTACGACTTCCGCGGCGGCCTTCACGGGCTGCACGATGCCCGTCTCGTTATTGGCCAGCATGACGGCGACCATCGGCAGGCCCCTGGCCTTGTCATGGCCCTGCAGCAGGACTTCCAGCGCCTCGATATCGACAATACCGGCGCGCGTGACCGGAACAGTCGTCACGTTCTCGCGGACGAAACGGCCGCCTTCGCGAACTGCCGGATGCTCGATCTCGGAAACATAGAGGTGGCCGATGGCAAGCGGCGTGCGCCCCATGCGATAGTCGGGCGTCAGGACGAGGTTCGCCGCCTCGGTCGCGCCACTGGTGAAGATGACATGGGCAGGGGCCGTATTGACGAGCGCGGCGACATCACGCCGCGCAGCCTCCACCAGCATGCGCAAGGCCCGGCCCTCGCCGTGCACGGAAGACGGATTGCCGACCATGTCGAGCGCCGCGACGAAGGCCTCGCGCGCCGCTGCCAGCAAGGGCGCGGTGGCGTTCCAGTCGAGATATGTGCGCTCCGTCTTCGTCATTCGTTATCCGTGCGCGGGGGTCCAAGTTTCGGACGGCGTGCATTTTTCTTGAAATGTCCGCCGGGCTTGCCTTATGACACCAGCTTCATAGCGCCCGATGCGCCTAAACAGTTTCGAATAGTTCTAAACTAGGTTCTAGAAAAGCTGAGTGCTTTCGTCAAGACTTCAATTGACAAGAATCCGTTCCTGAACGCGAACTTGCCGGAGTAAGAATGCCCGAAATCATCTTCAACGGACCCGCCGGTCGCCTTGAGGGCCGTTACCAGCCGTCCAAGCAGAAGAACGCCCCGATCGCCATCGTGCTGCACCCGCATCCGCAGTTCGGCGGCACGATGAACAACCAGATCGTCTACCAGCTCTTCTACATGTTCCAGAAGCGCGGTTTTACGACGCTCCGTTTCAATTTCCGCGGCATCGGCCGCAGCCAGGGTGAGTTCGACCACGGCGCGGGGGAACTCTCCGACGCCGCCTCGGCGCTCGACTGGGTGCAGAGCCTGCATCCCGATTCCAAGAGCTGCTGGGTCGCCGGCTACTCCTTCGGCGCCTGGATCGGCATGCAACTCCTGATGCGCCGCCCGGAGATCGAGGGCTTCATGTCCATCGCCCCGCAGCCGAACATCTACGACTTCTCGTTCCTCGCCCCCTGCCCGTCCTCCGGCCTCATCATCAACGGCGACGCCGACAAGGTTGCGCCGGAGAAGGACGTCAACGGCCTCGTCGAGAAGCTGAAGACGCAAAAGGGCATCCTGATCACGCACAAGACCGTGTCGGGCGCCAACCATTTCTTCAACGGCCAGACCGAGACGCTGATGGCGGAATGCGAGGATTATCTCGACCGACGCCTTGCCGGCGAACTGACGCCCGAGCCGGCCGCCAAGCGCATCCGCTGAACGGCCTGAAACCGAAGACATCAAGCCCGATGGCCCCGCCGTCGGGCTTTTTCTTTCCCGTCAGTTCGCCCGCTTGACGACCTCGAGCACCACGGCCGGCGGCTCGGCCTCGCGCACGAAATCGCGGCCGGCACTCTTGGCGGCATAGAGCGCATCGTCGGCGCGGCGCATGGCGAAGCGCAAGGGCTCCTTCTCACCGATCTCGGCGACGCCGAAGCTGGACGTCACGCGCACGGCCGGCGGAAGCCCCGCAATGGGCGACACCGCGCGCGTCGCCCGCAGCGCGTGGGCGAACAGCAAGGCGGCCTCCTTACCCGTATGCGGCAGGAACAGCAGGAACTCCTCCCCACCGATACGCGCGGCCAGCGCGCCCTTCGGCGCCGCCGCGCGAAGCATCTCGCCGAAGGCGCGGATAGCCGCGTCCCCGCCCTGATGACCGTGGGTGTCGTTGACCGCCTTGAAGTGATCGAGGTCGCAGAGGACGATGCTGTGCGGCCTCTGCCCGGCCATCAGCGCATCGACGCGATTGTCGAAGCCACGGCGATTGAGCAGGCCGGAAAGCGGGTCGATCTCGGCATTGACCTTCTCGTCCGCGACGATCTCCAGCACCAGCACGCAGAGCAGCATGAGGCCGACGGCGACGATGAGCACCGCCCCCATGCTTTGCGACAAAAGGGCGAACTGGCTGGCAAGGTAATCCCTCGCCGTCTCACCCGAACCGGCGAGAACGGCCGCGAAGGCCTTGGCGACGAAATGGACGCTTGTAACCGCCAGCAACACGACGAGCGCCCGGTCGACGAAGGATTTCGCCCGCGCCCTGAAGGCCGCGAAGGCGCTCAAGCCGAGCGTCACAGCAAAGGGCGTCTGATAGAGAAGCGCGTGCTGCAAGGTGCCGCGCGGCAGATCGTAGATAACATAATCCAGCGCGACGAAGGCGGCGAAAAGGGCGGCCAGCCCCCACCGGTTCGTCTTCAGGCCATAGAGGCGGCCGATCCCGACGCGCAGCATGAACATGCCGCCGAGCATGGAGGCGAAGGCGAGGATCGCCCAGGGCTTCGGCGGGGGAACATAGGCGACGAGCAGCTCGAAGACGGTCGACAGGGAGGCGACGGCGAAACAGCCGGCAAACCAGCGGGCAGCGGCACGATTGCGGCTCCGAGCGGAAACCGCCAGGAAAAACAGGCAAAAACACTGCGCGATGAGAAAATTCACCGTCAGCAGGAAACCCGCGCCACTCATCGGCCACCCTACGCAAGACACAAGGGCCGCCCCGGGAGCGAACGGCCCGGAACGGTCTTCGCGGATACTAGGAAACGGCGGCGAAAAAAGCGTTAACCCGCAAGGACGTCCTTCGCCAGAACACCGCCGCTGACAGGCGCGCGGACGCCGGTCGTCGCCGGGAACGTCAGTGGCAGCGCGCGAAGGGAGCGCACGGCGAGATAGGCCCAGGCCTCCGCCTCCATGCTGTCGCCGTCAAGACCGACGGCCTCGGCGGCCACCACCTCCGCGCCCTCCACTCCGGCAAGCGCCGCAAGATCGCCCATGATCACGCGGTTGAGTCGACCGCCGCCGCACACGACATAGAGCCTCGGCCGCTCCGGCAGGTGGCGGGCGGAGCGAAGGATGGCGGCGGCGGTGACATGCGCCAGCGTGCGCGCGCCATCTTCAAGGCTCGCATCGGCTCCTTCAGGCGGGCGAAAATCGTTGCGATCGAGAGAGCGGCGCACCGGATCCGTGAAAAAGGCATGGCCCAGATAGCGTTCCGCAAGTTCCGCATCAACCCGGCCTTCCGAGGCGATCATGCCGCCCTGGTCATAGGGGATGCCGGCATGAGCCTCGACCCATTGGTCGATCAGCGTATTGCCCGGCCCACTGTCAAAGGCGACAATATCACCCCCGCTGCCGATGAAGGTGATGTTGGAAATGCCGCCGATATTGACGAAGACGACGGCCTTGCCGGAAGAGCGGGTAAGGCCGGCGGCGAGCGCGGCATGATAGGCGGGGATGAGCGGCGCGCCCTGCCCGCCATGCGCCATGTCGTTCGCCCGCATGTCGTAGACGGTGTCGATACCCGTCTCACGGGCGAGAAGCGCCCCATCGCCGAGCTGCACGGTCAGCGCCTCGTTGGGCCGGTGCAGCACCGTCTGGCCGTGGAAGCCGATGACATCGACATCGGAAGGCGCAAGATTGTTTTCCGCAAGGAACGCCCGCACCGCTTCCGCATGGCGAAGGGTCAATTCTCGCTCGATCCCGGCAAGATCACCCGGCCGCTCGCGACGCTCGCCCATCGTCTTGGCCGTTTCCAGCGCGGCCTGCAGCCGGCGGCGGAAGGCGGCGTCGTAGGAGCGTCCCGTGGACGGACCACGCTCGACGACCGCCTCGCCATCCGTGCGCAACAATGCCACGTCGATGCCGTCGAGGCTCGTGCCGCTCATCAAACCGATCGCCGTCCGCATAACCGTCATTCCATCTGCTCCAGACTCACTTTTGAAGTGATCATGTCGGCTAAAGATGATAAACGCCGCCCCGAAACAATCCCACCAGAGAAGACAGGCCATGTCCGAATTCAAATCCGATTTCCTTCGCACGCTGAAAGAGCGCGGCTTCATCCACCAGATTTCCGATGAAACCGGCCTCGACGACCTCCTCGCCAAGGAAACCGTGACCGCCTATATCGGCTATGATCCGACGGCATCGAGCCTGCATGTCGGCCACCTGACGCAGATCATGCTACTGCACTGGTTCCAGGCGACCGGGCACCGGCCCATCTCCCTGATGGGCGGCGGCACCGGCATGGTCGGCGATCCCTCGTTCAAGGACGAAGCGCGCAAGCTGATGACGGTCGAGACGATCGAGGAGAACATCGTCTCCCTGAAGCACGTCTTCGCCAACTATCTGGATTATGACCACGCCCGCAATCCGGCGTTGATGATCAACAACGCCGAGTGGCTGCGTCCCCTCAACTATCTGGAATTCCTGCGCGATGTCGGCCGCCACTTCTCGGTAAACCGCATGCTGTCGTTCGACAGCGTGAAGACGCGCCTCGACCGGGAGCATTCCCTGTCCTTCCTCGAATTCAACTACATGATCCTCCAGGCATACGACTTCGTCGAGCTTTCGAACCGTTACGGCTGCCGCCTGCAGATGGGCGGCTCCGACCAGTGGGGCAATATCATCAACGGCATCGACCTCGGTCACCGCATGGGCACGCCGCAGCTCTTTGCTCTCACCTCTCCGCTCCTGACGACCTCTTCCGGCGCGAAGATGGGCAAATCGGCATCCGGCGCGGTCTGGCTCAACAAGGACCTGCTGCCCGTCTACGATTTCTGGCAGTATTGGCGGAATACCGAGGACGCGGACGTCGTGCGCTTCGCGAAGCTTTTCACGACCTTGCCGATGGACGAGATTGCTCGCCTCGAAAAGCTCGGTGGTTCGGAAATCAACGAGGCCAAGAAGATCCTCGCTACGGAAGTAACCGCGATACTGCACGGCCGCGATGCGGCCGAACAGGCCGCGGAGACCGCGCGCAAAACCTTCGAGGAAGGCGCGATTGCCGATAACCTGCCCTCCATCGACGTCGCGACCGGTGAACTGGAAGCCGGCATCGGCCTCCTGACGCTCGTGGTGAAGGCCGGCCTTGCCGCCTCCAACGGCGAGGCGCGCCGCCACGTCCAGGGCGGCGCGGTGCGCATCAACGACGTCGCGGTCTCCGACGAGCGCCGCGCCATCGGCACGGCCGACGTGTCCGCCGACGGCGTGATCAAGCTGTCGCTCGGCAAGAAGAAGCACATCCTCGTTCGCCCGGCCTGAGCCTTGCAACGATCGTGAAGGATAGAGGCCGCCTCCGGGCGGCCTTTTTCATTGGAACTCGAAGATGTTACGGAAGACGCCGGGGGCGATGATCGACAGCGGGTTGATGGTGAGGTTCGGCTTGTCGAACGGACCGGAGAGCTTGAAGGTGATACCGATCAGGCCGCGGTCGTTACCGTTGCCGAGGATGAGGCCGATCAGCGGAAGCTCGGCGAAGAGCCGGTTGAGACCGTAGGCCGGCATGAAGGTGCCGGTCATCTCCGTCTGGCCGCTTGCATCGCGCACCGTGCCCTGGAAGGTGGCGCCGACCATGTCGCCGCGCACCACGCCGTTGGCGAGACTGAGCGCGCCGCCGCCCGCGCGCACCTGCGCAAAGCCTCGCGAGAACTTCACGGCGCTGACATCGATCTCGCGGCGAACGGCGTCATTGAGGCTGCGCCCACCGTCTCCCGCAGGCGTCGAGACCAGCGAGCGAAGCCGCTCTTCGCCGACGAGGGAGAAATTGCGGATATCGACCGAGCCGAGCCAGCCGTCGTCCGCCTCGCGCAGCCGGACATTGAGAAGGCCCCCCTGCATGTGGCGGTAGACATCCGCGAACCGCGCGACCGCGCCCGCATCGCCGCTGGTCAACTGGATGACGCCGCCGCCATCCCGGGCGAGCTGCCCCACCACCGGTGCGCCGCCGGACGTCATGGCCGAAAGGTCGAGCGCCGAGATACGTCCGCCAGCCGTGGCGTAGCGGAAAGCGACATTGGAAAGGCTCTCGCCGTTGAAGCCGACCGCACGCGACAGATTGGCCTCGACTGTCATCCCCTGCTTGCCGGCACTTGCGCCGTCGCCGCCGCCCGTCTGGTTCTTGAGGCGCGCCAGCACCTGGCGGATATCGGCGGCCTCGCCGTCGGCCACCACGGAATAGCCCGCCTTGCCACGCGCGATCTTCAACCGGAACCGATCGTTGGCCGAAAGCCGCACC
This DNA window, taken from Shinella zoogloeoides, encodes the following:
- the tyrS gene encoding tyrosine--tRNA ligase, with amino-acid sequence MSEFKSDFLRTLKERGFIHQISDETGLDDLLAKETVTAYIGYDPTASSLHVGHLTQIMLLHWFQATGHRPISLMGGGTGMVGDPSFKDEARKLMTVETIEENIVSLKHVFANYLDYDHARNPALMINNAEWLRPLNYLEFLRDVGRHFSVNRMLSFDSVKTRLDREHSLSFLEFNYMILQAYDFVELSNRYGCRLQMGGSDQWGNIINGIDLGHRMGTPQLFALTSPLLTTSSGAKMGKSASGAVWLNKDLLPVYDFWQYWRNTEDADVVRFAKLFTTLPMDEIARLEKLGGSEINEAKKILATEVTAILHGRDAAEQAAETARKTFEEGAIADNLPSIDVATGELEAGIGLLTLVVKAGLAASNGEARRHVQGGAVRINDVAVSDERRAIGTADVSADGVIKLSLGKKKHILVRPA